CGCTGGAAAGTCTGGCACTGTCGCTGGGCTGTCAGCGGAGTCAGTTGCTCATCGCCGTGCAACAAGCCGGGCCGGTAACCAGCGACCCGCCCAAGTTGGGACTGCTCTGGTCGGCGGAGTGGGTGTTAGGCTTGCGGACCATCGATCAGATTCGGATCTATTTTCTCGATCTGCTCGAAAATCCGTTGGCGATCGGATCGTATCCCGGCTATGTGCAAGGGTTTCTGCTGGCGTTGAAATTTACATCGCTGGTGGGGCGGCTGGTCGTGGAACTGCTGTCGCGGGCGTTTGAGCGGCTGCCGGATCGCATTCTGCTGCCGTGGTTGCCGGGGTTGATTATGACCCTGAAACCGCACATGGATACGCTGATGCCCGTATTGCTGAAAGAGGCATCGGCGTGCTTCCCGGCGAAGCTCAAGCAGTTGCTGAACTGGCAAGCGCCGTGGGATCGAGCGGCCCCGCCCAAACCCGCCGTCAGCGACAGTCGACCGACGTTCGAACGCACCCCGGAAGATGCGGCGATTTTCGGCCTGCTGCACGCCCATCCACAATCCACGAATGCGCTCGCGGGCTTGTTGGGGGCCACCGTGCAATGGAATCTCGGCGGCGAATCCGCTGGAGAATCCGCCAGCACCACTGTCGCGCTCACGCCAGAAGATCAACTCGTGGTGACACTTCTGCGCGAAATGGGCACGACGGCGAATAGTCTGAAAATGATCCTTCCAGGATCATCGACACACTAATTGGACCCGATTCGGATGATCGGTCACGGTCACACCAGGCCGATCATCCGAAACAACCGACCCACCCAAGGCCACGCGATCAGCACCACCCACGGAAGCAAAGCCACTCGTTTTCCGGCAGCAATCGGCACCAGCGACACCAACAGCAACAGCAGCGTTGCCGCCTGCCAGCCGAATAATCCCCCCCACGCAATCAAGATCAGGCGCATCCCCGTGTCGAATTCCACGATGCGATCGATGCGCAATAGTCCCAGGATTCGGATTCCCACGATCATAAACCCACCGCCCAGTAGCAGGGTGATGATGCCATCGGGAATCCCCAATTTCGGCAGCGTCACGATCGGAACCGTGGGATTTGATGTCAGAAGTGTGCGTTGCTCGTATCGATAGGCCGGCTTCCATGGGGCGAGTTGCAGACCGGGCATGACATCATTCAGACCTTGCGATTGCCGATTCAGATTCACCAGAACATCCGTCTCGGCGTTGGGCCACGGCCAAGGATATGCGAGGGTGAACCCCGCCACCATGACACAGGCCGTCACCCCGATCGATGCCGGAATGGGTCGCTGCATGCGGGAGATTTGAAAGACGATGATACTGAACGCGATCAGAATAGCGATCACCAGAAACCACAACCAAATTTCGACCGGAATCGCCCCAAGCAGGAACAGCGGTCGAATCGATTGAATCATCGGAAATCGCATCCAATTCATCACCACCAAAACATAGAACGCGGCCAGAAATAACACGCCGGTACCGATCTCGACCCCGAAGTAACTCGCGGAGAACGGGGCCTTGCACTTGCGACATTTCCCACGAAGCAACCAATATCCAAGAATCGGAATATTATCATGCCAGCGAATTTTCTGGAAGCAGTGGAAGCAATGCGATGATGGCCAAAGGACACTACAACGATTGGGAATTCGGAAAATAAAGACATTCAAACCGCTTCCAACCGCGAGGCCAATGAGGAACACGCACGCCATCCACATGGCCATCAATGGCACAGGTGTCACCAACTCGAGCATGGCATTCCCCTTCGGAACGAAAACGGCAATCCGATTCTGATGCGTACGATTCTAGCAATTTTTTCGGATGAAACATGGCCTGAAATCGCCACTTGAGACGAGAATCGTCGCTGAAAGCCCTGATGGGATCACGAGTTGGGGTTTGCAGGTATCGCCGGGAACGATCCGATCGTGACGAGATTCGGTAAAGATGGTAAAATCGGCAAGACTGGGACTCGCTCGCTCAAGGATGATCTCCGAACGAGGATCATAGCCAATGCCGCAGTTACGCCAATCTCCCCTACGCTCCCTCGAAGAGTTGGAACGTCGGGATACGCCGACGACGTGGGTGGTGAACACCAGCGACGATGTGAATATCGCCGTTGATGGGAAACTCACGCTGCGAGAAGCACTCTTAGCAGCGATCACCAACAGCGCGGTCGGTGACGCGGCGGCGGGCGATCCCACTCAAGAAGATGTCATTACGTTTGATCTCGGCCCCAATCCGCGATTGCTCGTCATCACCGGCAACGGCCTGCCAACCATCAGCGGTGGTGGGCCACTGCGAATCGACGGCTCGCTCCCGGACGGAAAGATTGTCCACATTGATGGCAGTCTGGTCCCGGATGGCGTCCCAGGCTTGATCATCGAGAACTCGAGCGGCGTGGTGCTCCACAAGTTAACCATCGCTCGATTTCGGGATTCCGGGATCATCATCCAAAATTCCAGTAATGTCACGATCACCAGCTCGACCGTTGGCACCAATCCTGCCAACGCAATCGGCCTGGGCAATCGCGGGCACGGCATCCACATTCGCGGTGGATCGCAGCAGGTGACCATCGGCGGAACCACACCCGAGTTGGGCAATCGCATCTCCGCCAATCGCGATTCCGGGGTCCGTGTCGAACCGGATAGTCACTCGGTCGCCATTCTGGGCAACATCATCAACGGGCACGGAACACTTGGCATCGATCGCGGGATCGAAGGCGTTGGTGGCACGGGTCCAACCGGCCCGGCATTTCCGGTCTTGTCGCAAGCCCACGTTACCCCGAATGGCTTGGTGATTACGGGCACGCTCACCGGTCGGCCGCTCCAGGAATACCGCGTTGAATTCTTCCGTGGAAATCCGCCCAACGCCTCGGGCCACGGCGAAGCCACGACGTTCATCAGCAGCATCCAAGTGATCACGGATGCCAATGGCGTGGCCAATTTCCGCACGCCCAATCTCCCGCCGATCATTTCCAACGCGGCCATCACCGCGACGGCAACGGATTGGACCACGCAAGATACCAGCGAGTTTGCTGCCAATATCCTCAGCAAACGCACCGGTGGCACCGTCCATGGCGTCGTGTTTCGAGACAACAATTTCAACGGCATTCAGGATGCGGGCGAGCCGGGAATCGCCAACGCACAAGTCTATGTTGATGCCGATGGGAACAACACATTCTCCGAAGGGGAAATCATCGTCTCGACGAATTCCCTCGGGGAATTCATGTTCACGCTGGAAAACGATGGCAATTATTCGCTGCGACAATTGCCAATCGAAGGATTCACGACAACAACTCCCTTCCCACCAGCGTTCCCCGTCATCGGCGGCACGAAAACGACGGGGATTTCGTTCGGAAATCGCGTCACTCCCGATGGCGGCACCCCCAGCGGCAGCGTCTCTGGAATCGTCTATCGAGATTTGAATCAAAATTCGGTTCGAGACGCAGATGATCCACTGCTTCCGGGTGTTCGTGCGTACTTGGATCTGAACAATAATCAGCGATACGATGTGGGTGAACCGACGGGATTCACCAATGCGGATGGTGTCTACACGATCACCGCACCGATCAACCGGACGTATCTGGTTCGCATCGAATCGCCGAGCCAACTCACTCCGGTTTCGCAAGATGCGTATTCGGTGACCGTGACGGATGGTCGGCCGC
This DNA window, taken from Tuwongella immobilis, encodes the following:
- a CDS encoding SdrD B-like domain-containing protein, whose amino-acid sequence is MPQLRQSPLRSLEELERRDTPTTWVVNTSDDVNIAVDGKLTLREALLAAITNSAVGDAAAGDPTQEDVITFDLGPNPRLLVITGNGLPTISGGGPLRIDGSLPDGKIVHIDGSLVPDGVPGLIIENSSGVVLHKLTIARFRDSGIIIQNSSNVTITSSTVGTNPANAIGLGNRGHGIHIRGGSQQVTIGGTTPELGNRISANRDSGVRVEPDSHSVAILGNIINGHGTLGIDRGIEGVGGTGPTGPAFPVLSQAHVTPNGLVITGTLTGRPLQEYRVEFFRGNPPNASGHGEATTFISSIQVITDANGVANFRTPNLPPIISNAAITATATDWTTQDTSEFAANILSKRTGGTVHGVVFRDNNFNGIQDAGEPGIANAQVYVDADGNNTFSEGEIIVSTNSLGEFMFTLENDGNYSLRQLPIEGFTTTTPFPPAFPVIGGTKTTGISFGNRVTPDGGTPSGSVSGIVYRDLNQNSVRDADDPLLPGVRAYLDLNNNQRYDVGEPTGFTNADGVYTITAPINRTYLVRIESPSQLTPVSQDAYSVTVTDGRPQTGLDFGLRAINRNLLLGGPRYAVGADAGGAPIVRIYAQENPEPLLTIQAFDSQFTGGVRVAMGDVNRDGIPDVFAAAGPGAPPEVRVYDGQTGMLIGTILAFEASFRGGVFISTADFNFDGVTDFVVSPDQGGGPRVRILDGNSLATIADFFGIEDPNFRGGARVAITDINRDDVPDLLIAAGFGGGPRVAAFDGRSLRSGATPVKFFGDFFLFEPTLRNGVYLAGGDIDGDGFGDLVAGGGPGGGPRVFALSGRRLIESSGADQVVLANFFAGSSASRGGIRLSMKDLDGDNRAEIVAGAGTGDGAFTAAFRGSSVTPDGEPTSMLRMEVFPDFRGGVYVG
- a CDS encoding prepilin peptidase — its product is MLELVTPVPLMAMWMACVFLIGLAVGSGLNVFIFRIPNRCSVLWPSSHCFHCFQKIRWHDNIPILGYWLLRGKCRKCKAPFSASYFGVEIGTGVLFLAAFYVLVVMNWMRFPMIQSIRPLFLLGAIPVEIWLWFLVIAILIAFSIIVFQISRMQRPIPASIGVTACVMVAGFTLAYPWPWPNAETDVLVNLNRQSQGLNDVMPGLQLAPWKPAYRYEQRTLLTSNPTVPIVTLPKLGIPDGIITLLLGGGFMIVGIRILGLLRIDRIVEFDTGMRLILIAWGGLFGWQAATLLLLLVSLVPIAAGKRVALLPWVVLIAWPWVGRLFRMIGLV